One window of Novipirellula aureliae genomic DNA carries:
- a CDS encoding transglutaminase-like domain-containing protein, with protein MMSRYGWTLIVLIMLLCGFSAQTFDSWPTVLVLIALALLVVATRRVGGQPASTLFRRLLVMLLGTIVAVIVSSTRVTPYLRQDAVNFLSAGADLVCHAALTLILFVWSIRNASGHPIMLGFGLLVVLMCSIAGGGSQTINGQITVAFCTCVGYLFASQAILGPRFENKKSHTEPTDGARPSKLGWSRASFLLSTLTVSAILTCTGLLGQATGRSLGDIQKAVHASLKDSLDQAIDKFAISGTRYVYGATIGSVKKRIVDNTNEVALRVWADSTPGYLRGNVFDFYERRLWRTTSGRRYSGEWNSPLMRDTVLEPDQVGTSALKSSSQIELNRFYLRGEPRRKTTTSIEIRNIPLKGTTIFTPLSTEWIEGNSSSITLSHQQAVLHGVNVTAPYVLGIAREPASEKLEGLRKNALLFVSPTEKEVLDPIAKFICDGSETAPQKARQIEQFFHRNFSYSLEVPSAPLSQDPIIHFVENQYPAHCEYFASATCLLLRCVGVPTRYVTGYVVDEREPDDRYWIARNGSAHAWVEAYDADSQTWFSVESTPGRSYQSIGSTAPTDALVANQWEDDFVSDSNGSNWILAFIATIRTSDPIGFIFKLAQAPLFLLICFLFWRRYRYYQGASGSEVDRYSYKLLKRMDRRMKRVSLVREHAETMHQFADRMERRYVNEPKETQVWVQSTADWYRKFAEARYQGIRP; from the coding sequence ATGATGTCGCGTTACGGTTGGACCCTCATTGTTCTGATCATGCTGCTTTGCGGTTTTTCGGCGCAAACTTTCGATTCATGGCCAACCGTTTTGGTGCTAATCGCTTTGGCATTGTTGGTGGTTGCTACCAGAAGAGTCGGCGGGCAACCGGCTTCGACACTTTTTCGACGGCTGCTGGTGATGCTTTTGGGCACGATCGTGGCCGTGATCGTTTCATCGACCCGGGTGACACCCTATCTTCGTCAGGATGCCGTCAATTTCCTGTCGGCGGGCGCAGACTTGGTTTGCCATGCTGCCCTTACGCTCATCCTGTTCGTATGGTCGATCCGAAATGCTTCGGGGCACCCCATCATGCTGGGGTTTGGGTTGCTCGTCGTTTTGATGTGCTCGATTGCGGGTGGGGGGAGCCAAACCATTAACGGCCAAATCACCGTCGCATTTTGTACATGTGTAGGTTATCTGTTTGCTTCCCAAGCAATTCTAGGACCTCGGTTCGAAAATAAGAAAAGCCATACCGAGCCAACCGATGGAGCACGTCCATCAAAGCTTGGTTGGAGCCGCGCATCTTTTCTGCTTTCAACCTTGACCGTTTCAGCCATTCTGACATGCACCGGTTTGCTCGGACAAGCGACGGGACGATCGCTCGGGGATATCCAAAAGGCCGTACACGCTTCGCTAAAAGATTCTTTGGATCAGGCGATCGATAAGTTTGCGATTTCAGGGACGAGGTATGTTTACGGTGCAACGATCGGTTCGGTAAAAAAACGGATCGTCGATAATACCAACGAGGTTGCTCTGCGTGTTTGGGCCGATTCGACCCCCGGTTATCTTCGTGGCAACGTTTTCGATTTTTACGAGCGGCGCCTTTGGCGCACCACTTCGGGACGCCGTTATAGCGGGGAATGGAATTCACCGTTGATGCGAGACACGGTGCTTGAACCTGATCAAGTAGGCACTTCAGCATTGAAGAGCAGTTCGCAAATCGAACTCAACCGGTTCTATCTCCGAGGCGAACCTCGACGCAAAACCACCACATCGATTGAGATTCGAAATATTCCCCTGAAAGGGACGACTATCTTTACACCACTATCAACCGAGTGGATTGAGGGGAATAGCAGCAGCATCACATTGTCGCATCAACAAGCGGTGTTGCATGGCGTTAACGTGACCGCTCCTTACGTTCTTGGAATAGCACGCGAGCCAGCTTCCGAAAAACTGGAGGGCCTGCGAAAAAATGCTTTGTTATTCGTCTCTCCAACCGAAAAGGAAGTACTCGATCCGATTGCAAAATTCATTTGTGATGGATCAGAAACGGCACCCCAAAAAGCAAGGCAAATCGAACAGTTCTTTCATCGCAACTTCAGTTATTCCTTAGAGGTGCCGAGTGCGCCGTTGTCTCAAGATCCAATCATTCATTTTGTCGAAAATCAATATCCAGCGCACTGTGAGTATTTCGCATCAGCAACATGTTTGCTTCTACGCTGTGTCGGTGTGCCAACTCGATATGTTACAGGCTACGTTGTCGATGAACGCGAACCAGATGACCGCTACTGGATCGCTCGAAATGGTTCCGCTCATGCTTGGGTTGAAGCTTATGACGCGGATTCTCAAACATGGTTCTCGGTCGAATCGACGCCTGGACGAAGCTATCAATCAATTGGATCCACGGCACCCACTGACGCATTGGTTGCCAATCAATGGGAAGATGACTTTGTTTCCGACAGCAATGGTTCTAACTGGATCTTGGCCTTCATCGCGACGATTCGCACGTCGGATCCCATCGGGTTCATCTTCAAACTCGCTCAAGCACCACTATTCTTGCTCATCTGTTTCCTCTTTTGGCGGCGTTATCGCTACTACCAAGGGGCATCGGGGAGCGAAGTCGATCGATACAGCTACAAGCTGCTGAAGAGGATGGATCGAAGAATGAAACGCGTTTCTCTCGTGCGAGAGCATGCCGAAACGATGCACCAGTTCGCCGACCGAATGGAGCGAAGATATGTGAATGAGCCCAAGGAGACACAAGTTTGGGTTCAATCTACAGCCGATTGGTATCGAAAATTCGCCGAAGCTCGCTATCAAGGCATCCGCCCTTAG
- the fba gene encoding class II fructose-bisphosphate aldolase (catalyzes the reversible aldol condensation of dihydroxyacetonephosphate and glyceraldehyde 3-phosphate in the Calvin cycle, glycolysis, and/or gluconeogenesis): MALVPLRVVLDHAAENNYGVAAFNVNNMEQIQAIMEAAKETDSPVIVQASRGARSYTQDNYLRHLMLAASELYPQIPTVMHQDHGNSPETCASAIDNGFTSVMMDGSLEADGKTPASYDYNVKVTAEVVKLAHARGVSVEGELGCLGSLESGGGEQEDGHGAEGVLSHDQLLTDPDEAKRFVEETGVDALAVAIGTSHGAYKFTKKPTGEVLAMSRIEEIHAKIPNTHLVMHGSSSVPQELQDIINKYGGQMKQTYGVPVEEIQRGIKSGVRKINVDTDCRMAITGAIRKVFAEDPAAFDPRAYLKPAREAMKAVCVARMTSFGQAGNGEKLRKALG; the protein is encoded by the coding sequence ATGGCCTTAGTTCCCCTTCGCGTTGTCCTCGACCACGCAGCTGAAAACAACTACGGCGTTGCAGCATTCAACGTCAACAATATGGAACAGATCCAAGCGATCATGGAGGCGGCGAAAGAGACCGATTCGCCAGTGATCGTCCAAGCATCTCGCGGCGCACGATCTTATACTCAAGATAACTATTTGCGTCACTTGATGTTGGCTGCGTCCGAGCTTTATCCGCAGATTCCAACGGTCATGCACCAAGATCACGGCAACAGCCCCGAAACCTGCGCGTCGGCAATCGACAACGGTTTCACTAGTGTAATGATGGACGGCTCGCTCGAAGCGGACGGCAAGACTCCCGCTAGCTACGACTACAACGTCAAGGTAACAGCGGAAGTCGTCAAGCTGGCTCACGCTCGCGGCGTCAGTGTCGAAGGCGAACTCGGATGCCTAGGATCGCTAGAATCAGGCGGTGGCGAACAAGAGGATGGGCATGGTGCCGAAGGCGTCTTGAGCCACGATCAATTGTTGACCGATCCCGACGAAGCGAAGCGATTTGTCGAAGAAACAGGCGTCGATGCGCTGGCTGTCGCGATTGGAACCAGTCACGGTGCGTACAAGTTCACCAAGAAACCAACCGGCGAAGTCTTGGCGATGAGCCGCATCGAAGAGATCCACGCCAAGATTCCTAATACTCACTTGGTCATGCACGGCAGCAGCAGCGTGCCGCAAGAACTTCAAGACATCATCAACAAGTATGGTGGTCAAATGAAGCAAACCTACGGTGTGCCTGTCGAGGAGATCCAACGCGGTATCAAGAGTGGTGTTCGTAAGATCAACGTTGATACCGATTGCCGCATGGCGATCACCGGAGCGATCCGCAAGGTGTTTGCCGAGGATCCAGCCGCGTTTGACCCACGCGCCTACTTGAAGCCCGCTCGCGAAGCGATGAAAGCCGTTTGCGTAGCTCGCATGACTTCATTCGGTCAAGCCGGCAACGGCGAGAAGCTTCGCAAAGCTCTTGGCTAG
- a CDS encoding class I adenylate-forming enzyme family protein, whose product MAASGLLSRNKDIILFDSFENHVKRRPTSTALVVDDAGRAESFTWSELASLVDRTAGYLKKRLVTYTSEKTYVGYRSGNTLDDILLTLSCAKIGAVNVPLNQYAGDKMVEACWDRIDGLWIETIRESQPPWRSFIDSVSSDPPARVDPFEPALILWTSGTSGTTKGVVLSHASLKSNAAAKLAAVPQTCDDVRLTCLSLAHAYARTCDLGTWLLSGCTLALTYGFDGWNRLAPIVKPTIANVVPSIAERLLGLEATTAGLERLRVLGVGGAGLSEQAFEAWKSRGVVVTQGYGCSETAPVICSATPNDARANLVGKPVQGWQTDIRDGRLFVKGEHLMIGYFNDPEATKAKIDPDGWFDTGDLVEVDDLSQQYRILGRTDEVIVLPNGHKIFPTTIERLVNALANVEHSMLRYDDGRLQLWLDLKCESDFDLQLQIENTLQSQPHWARPRSIDQFSIPLSIDEGELTPKGTLCRSRIEKNRFRHHR is encoded by the coding sequence GTGGCTGCCTCCGGCCTGTTAAGCAGGAACAAAGACATCATCCTCTTCGACTCATTCGAAAACCACGTCAAACGTCGTCCTACCTCGACTGCTTTGGTCGTTGATGATGCCGGTCGCGCCGAATCATTTACCTGGTCGGAGCTAGCCAGTCTTGTCGATCGTACCGCCGGTTATTTAAAGAAGCGACTGGTCACATACACGTCTGAAAAGACGTACGTTGGTTACCGAAGTGGCAACACGCTCGATGACATTCTGTTAACGCTTTCGTGCGCGAAAATCGGTGCGGTCAACGTACCGCTCAACCAATATGCCGGTGACAAAATGGTGGAAGCATGTTGGGATCGGATCGATGGACTGTGGATTGAAACAATCAGGGAAAGCCAACCCCCGTGGCGATCCTTCATCGACTCTGTTTCATCCGATCCGCCCGCACGCGTTGATCCCTTTGAACCGGCATTGATTCTTTGGACCAGTGGCACAAGCGGAACAACAAAGGGCGTTGTCCTATCGCATGCATCGCTAAAAAGTAACGCAGCTGCAAAACTAGCCGCCGTCCCACAAACTTGCGACGACGTTCGCTTGACATGTCTGTCGCTCGCGCACGCTTACGCACGAACATGCGATCTTGGGACTTGGCTCTTGTCGGGCTGCACATTGGCACTGACTTATGGTTTTGATGGCTGGAACCGTCTGGCGCCAATTGTCAAACCGACGATTGCAAACGTTGTCCCTTCAATCGCTGAGCGATTACTAGGCTTAGAAGCGACTACCGCTGGGCTGGAACGTTTGCGAGTTCTTGGTGTTGGTGGCGCAGGCTTGTCCGAGCAAGCGTTTGAAGCGTGGAAATCGAGAGGGGTTGTTGTGACTCAAGGCTACGGATGCAGCGAGACCGCTCCAGTGATTTGCAGTGCAACTCCCAATGATGCTCGGGCAAATTTGGTTGGCAAACCGGTACAAGGTTGGCAAACCGATATCCGTGACGGGCGATTGTTTGTCAAAGGGGAGCATTTGATGATCGGCTACTTTAATGATCCCGAGGCAACCAAGGCGAAAATCGACCCCGACGGTTGGTTCGATACAGGCGATCTTGTCGAAGTGGATGATCTGTCGCAGCAATATCGAATCCTAGGTCGGACCGATGAAGTGATCGTTTTGCCCAACGGGCACAAAATCTTTCCGACGACAATCGAACGGCTCGTCAACGCGTTGGCGAACGTCGAACATTCAATGCTGCGCTACGATGATGGTCGACTGCAGCTTTGGCTTGATTTGAAATGCGAATCCGATTTTGACTTGCAGTTGCAAATTGAAAACACATTACAGAGCCAACCACATTGGGCTCGGCCTCGATCGATCGATCAATTCAGCATCCCATTGAGCATTGATGAAGGTGAACTCACCCCAAAAGGAACGTTGTGTCGCAGCCGGATTGAAAAGAATCGCTTTCGCCATCATCGATAA
- a CDS encoding undecaprenyl-phosphate glucose phosphotransferase has protein sequence MQLPINHHRRCWDLIHPTLDAAAVFVSLVAVKWVARGYVDDAAKAMGLIAVVVFLLTGQLTGLYRRNHAGSANNEISSIAATWSVTILVLALLGFATRYSQEFARSVMLAWIVSAPALVGLLRMCLRIVQQGLLRQGVGTRKIAIAGLNELGLQMAENVEQDPSLGFQLKGFFDDRIEKRFESTRRDTTPLTGNLTEMVKLARAGEIDTIFITLPMRAEERIRNLLNQLSDSTVSVYIVPDFFVFELLHSRWTSMGGIPAVSVFENPLFGVDGVMKRVTDVVLATAGLVVAAIPMMLIAAVVKATSAGPVFFRQKRYGLDGREILVWKFRSMRTCDNGPVVKQATKNDPRVTRIGGILRRTSLDELPQLFNVIEGSMSLVGPRPHASAHNEQYRSRIRGYMLRHKVKPGITGLAQVNGCRGETDTIEKMEQRVDWDHRYIRSWSLWLDIKILLKTVRVVWGQPEAY, from the coding sequence ATGCAACTTCCAATCAATCATCACCGCCGTTGCTGGGATCTCATACATCCGACTCTTGACGCTGCTGCTGTTTTCGTGTCTTTGGTGGCCGTCAAATGGGTTGCTCGAGGCTACGTGGACGATGCAGCGAAAGCGATGGGATTGATCGCGGTCGTTGTATTTTTATTGACAGGCCAGTTGACGGGGTTGTACCGAAGAAACCATGCGGGTTCCGCTAACAACGAAATATCGAGCATTGCGGCAACCTGGAGCGTCACCATTCTGGTCCTCGCGCTACTCGGATTTGCGACACGCTACAGCCAAGAATTTGCTCGCTCGGTAATGTTAGCATGGATTGTCTCGGCCCCCGCTCTCGTCGGACTACTCCGCATGTGTTTACGAATCGTCCAACAAGGATTGCTTCGCCAAGGAGTCGGTACCCGGAAAATTGCAATCGCGGGACTCAACGAACTCGGCCTACAAATGGCTGAAAATGTTGAGCAAGACCCTTCGTTGGGTTTTCAGCTAAAAGGCTTTTTTGATGATCGGATCGAGAAGCGATTCGAGTCGACTCGTAGGGATACGACACCGCTGACAGGCAATTTGACCGAGATGGTCAAACTGGCTCGCGCCGGCGAAATCGACACGATCTTCATCACGCTCCCCATGCGTGCCGAAGAACGAATCCGAAACCTGCTAAATCAATTGAGCGATTCGACGGTCTCGGTTTACATCGTTCCCGATTTTTTTGTGTTTGAGCTTTTGCATTCACGCTGGACCAGCATGGGAGGAATCCCAGCGGTTAGCGTCTTCGAAAACCCACTGTTTGGCGTCGATGGAGTCATGAAGCGAGTCACCGATGTCGTGCTAGCGACTGCAGGACTTGTCGTCGCGGCAATCCCGATGATGCTAATTGCCGCGGTGGTCAAAGCGACGTCGGCTGGCCCCGTTTTCTTTCGGCAAAAACGCTACGGTCTCGATGGACGCGAAATTCTGGTTTGGAAGTTCCGCAGCATGCGGACTTGCGACAACGGCCCGGTCGTGAAACAAGCGACCAAAAACGATCCTCGAGTGACACGAATCGGCGGGATACTGCGGCGAACCAGCTTGGATGAACTACCGCAATTGTTCAATGTGATCGAAGGCTCGATGTCATTGGTTGGCCCCCGACCGCACGCGTCCGCTCATAACGAGCAGTACCGAAGCCGGATTCGCGGCTACATGCTTCGTCACAAAGTCAAACCAGGTATTACAGGTCTCGCCCAGGTGAACGGTTGCCGAGGCGAGACCGACACGATCGAAAAAATGGAACAACGCGTCGACTGGGATCATCGATATATCCGCAGCTGGTCGCTGTGGTTAGACATAAAGATTCTACTAAAAACCGTGCGGGTTGTCTGGGGACAACCCGAAGCCTACTAG
- the nadC gene encoding carboxylating nicotinate-nucleotide diphosphorylase produces the protein MTDYTTVTANSLLENDLRALVRLSIAEDLRRSVDWTTVCLIDPDRRGICEVVPREIGVCAGLATVAWIVDEFDADLEAECLQLDTSELLPGRPIARLSGNARDLVTCERTLLNILNRLCGIATLTRSYVEAIGSSKARLYDTRKTTPGWRLLEKYAVHCGGGHNHRSGLYDGFLIKDNHLALAGESSHPLSAREGAEKAIAWRGARVEHLVAPEIIEIEVDSLDQFRDVIKTGPDIVLLDNFSVDELREAVAIRDAANVRIELEASGNVRLDTIAEIATTGVERISCGALTHQATSLDLGLDWIGEH, from the coding sequence ATGACTGATTACACGACCGTTACGGCAAACTCACTCCTCGAAAATGATCTTCGCGCCTTGGTTCGGTTATCGATTGCCGAAGACCTTCGTCGTTCGGTCGATTGGACGACGGTTTGCTTGATCGATCCCGATCGAAGGGGTATTTGCGAGGTTGTACCGCGAGAGATCGGTGTTTGCGCGGGATTGGCAACCGTGGCTTGGATTGTGGACGAGTTTGATGCCGATCTCGAGGCTGAGTGTTTGCAGTTGGATACATCGGAGCTTTTACCGGGTCGTCCGATCGCTCGGTTAAGCGGAAATGCCCGTGACTTGGTGACATGTGAGCGAACCTTGCTTAACATTCTCAACCGGTTGTGCGGCATCGCAACATTGACCCGGTCTTACGTTGAGGCGATCGGTTCAAGCAAAGCTCGCTTGTACGACACTCGTAAAACCACGCCCGGATGGCGGTTACTTGAAAAGTATGCCGTCCACTGCGGCGGTGGCCACAATCACCGCAGCGGTTTGTACGACGGATTTTTGATCAAAGACAACCACTTGGCATTAGCTGGCGAATCGAGTCACCCCTTGTCGGCTCGTGAAGGAGCGGAAAAAGCGATCGCATGGCGGGGGGCGAGGGTCGAACATTTGGTGGCTCCCGAGATTATCGAAATCGAAGTCGATTCGCTTGACCAATTTCGAGACGTGATCAAAACGGGACCCGATATCGTCTTGCTTGACAACTTTTCTGTGGACGAATTGCGTGAGGCGGTTGCGATTCGCGATGCCGCCAACGTCCGCATCGAATTGGAAGCATCGGGCAACGTACGCCTCGACACAATCGCTGAAATCGCTACGACGGGTGTAGAACGAATCAGCTGCGGAGCATTGACGCACCAAGCGACTTCTTTAGACCTTGGATTGGATTGGATTGGTGAACACTAA
- a CDS encoding ComEA family DNA-binding protein, which yields MTSRSIVLDLNIAKSHELALLPSIGPILAERIVEDREHHGRFDSVDDLKRVPGIGPKKLVAIADYCRVTPIDRIALSRH from the coding sequence ATGACTTCTCGATCGATCGTGCTGGACTTGAATATCGCCAAGTCTCATGAATTGGCTTTGCTGCCGAGCATTGGTCCCATCTTGGCGGAGCGAATCGTTGAGGATCGAGAACATCATGGGCGTTTCGATTCCGTCGATGATCTGAAACGCGTACCAGGGATTGGCCCCAAGAAGTTAGTGGCGATCGCTGACTACTGCCGCGTCACGCCAATCGACCGAATTGCCTTGAGCAGACATTGA
- a CDS encoding DUF1328 domain-containing protein: MLGWAVTFLIIALIAGVLGFGVVAGTAATIAKILFFVFLVLFVIGLVMGRRGPVV; encoded by the coding sequence ATGTTAGGTTGGGCTGTCACTTTTTTGATTATCGCATTGATTGCTGGCGTCTTGGGATTCGGCGTCGTAGCGGGGACCGCAGCAACGATTGCGAAAATATTGTTCTTCGTATTTTTGGTGCTGTTCGTGATCGGATTGGTCATGGGCCGCCGCGGCCCCGTGGTCTAA
- a CDS encoding DUF4430 domain-containing protein, giving the protein MNVDRSQLYPLFCIVAVAFGGCGASNVETTVNTVDQEVSADAGSVTIIIQSERGEKEFERTEIAPGATVESVMRAVDEIPVVIEGSGMTAFVHSIDGIETGSNEGWTFKVNGDFAKQGIGSTMIVPPATLTWTYGSYNETVEADNGEEVAEGETE; this is encoded by the coding sequence ATGAATGTCGATCGATCACAACTCTACCCCCTATTCTGCATCGTCGCCGTAGCGTTCGGCGGTTGCGGCGCCTCAAACGTCGAAACGACGGTTAACACGGTGGATCAGGAGGTTTCTGCGGACGCTGGATCCGTGACCATCATTATCCAATCGGAACGAGGCGAGAAAGAATTCGAACGAACAGAAATTGCACCGGGTGCAACGGTCGAATCAGTCATGCGGGCGGTAGATGAGATACCGGTTGTAATCGAAGGCTCCGGGATGACCGCGTTCGTCCATTCGATCGACGGGATTGAAACGGGTTCCAACGAAGGCTGGACATTTAAAGTGAATGGCGATTTTGCAAAGCAAGGAATCGGAAGCACGATGATCGTCCCCCCAGCGACTTTGACGTGGACTTACGGCTCGTACAATGAGACCGTCGAAGCCGACAATGGTGAAGAGGTCGCCGAGGGAGAGACGGAATAG
- the dgt gene encoding dGTP triphosphohydrolase, protein MKSTRLYDQREHLLLASYAMHSCDSEGRKHPEPRHPYRGPFARDRDRILHSSAFRRLSGKMQVFTGEMGIYHRTRLTHSFEVASVARTMARVLRLNEDLTEALALMHDIGHPPFGHCGEDVLCERMASAGGFSHNRFALVIVEELEQRYSEFQGLNLSHETLAGQDVRAHKSEAAVGRAPLLEVQLVDAADSIAYDAHDVDDALQMGLLTVDELSELAIVRRAMEGIRGRHGMLPIRELRQALVHELIDLQVSELLQIAVQQMQIYEGRNYQDIQHLGVRFHHGNVLQKERRELESFLFEAVYRHPRLIPVRESAAQRLNELFDILMADPSRLPLRFRVRQQRMPTEKVVGEYLAGMTDAFCDQQHCYATTTPRGPLADW, encoded by the coding sequence ATGAAATCAACTCGCCTTTACGACCAACGCGAACATTTGCTGTTAGCCAGTTATGCAATGCATAGTTGCGACAGTGAAGGTCGGAAACATCCTGAACCACGGCACCCTTACCGTGGCCCGTTTGCACGCGACCGTGATCGGATTTTGCATAGTAGTGCGTTTCGCCGATTGAGCGGTAAAATGCAGGTTTTTACTGGTGAAATGGGTATTTACCATCGAACCCGTTTGACTCATTCGTTCGAGGTCGCATCCGTTGCTCGCACGATGGCCCGCGTGCTGCGACTGAACGAAGATTTGACCGAAGCCCTCGCTCTGATGCATGATATTGGCCATCCTCCCTTTGGGCATTGTGGCGAGGATGTGCTTTGTGAACGGATGGCGTCCGCAGGAGGATTTTCTCACAACAGGTTTGCATTGGTAATCGTTGAAGAGTTGGAACAACGCTACAGCGAGTTCCAGGGACTGAATTTGTCGCATGAGACGTTGGCGGGCCAAGACGTTCGCGCTCATAAGAGCGAAGCTGCCGTAGGGCGGGCGCCACTACTCGAGGTCCAGTTGGTCGATGCTGCGGATTCGATTGCCTATGACGCCCACGACGTCGATGATGCACTGCAAATGGGATTGTTGACCGTCGATGAACTGAGCGAATTGGCAATCGTTCGGCGGGCGATGGAAGGTATCCGTGGTCGACACGGAATGTTGCCGATACGTGAGCTAAGGCAAGCGTTGGTCCACGAATTGATCGATCTTCAGGTCAGTGAACTATTGCAAATTGCCGTTCAGCAAATGCAGATCTATGAGGGACGCAATTACCAAGACATCCAACACCTTGGCGTTCGATTTCATCATGGCAACGTCCTGCAGAAAGAGCGTCGCGAGTTGGAATCCTTCTTGTTTGAGGCTGTTTATCGGCATCCGAGATTGATTCCGGTACGCGAATCCGCAGCCCAACGATTAAATGAATTGTTCGATATCTTGATGGCTGATCCGAGTCGGCTGCCGTTGCGGTTTCGAGTTCGCCAACAAAGGATGCCTACTGAAAAAGTGGTCGGAGAATACTTGGCGGGTATGACGGACGCCTTTTGTGACCAACAACATTGCTATGCGACAACAACGCCACGCGGCCCATTGGCGGATTGGTAA